From Leptospira yasudae:
GTTTAAGGAGGAGTCCGGAGAATGCAAACTGGAATCAATCGGAGACAGATAATTCTCATCTCGGCCGGAGTTCTTTTGACGATTCTGTTGGCGTTCGGGATTTATCTTTTTATTTTCAGAAGTTCCGGTATTCAGGTCGGAAAAAGTTCCGAGTCCAAGGTCGATCTGATTGGCACTTGGAGGGTTTCTCCCATCGTTCCCGCAAAACAGATCCGTTTTATCAGCGAGAAGGAAGCCGTTCTTTTGGAAGAAAACGGGGAAACAAAGCTGTATCTTCTGGAAGACGGGGAAGGTCTTCAACTCAGAAGAAGAGGGGAAGAAACTCCGAGCGGATATTTTTTATTTCGTGAACTGAAGTTGAATACTTGGCAAGGTCTTTGGGGCGATGATCTTGTCGTTCTCAAACGGCTTTCTGCGGAGAATTGAAGGAGATCCTACAAATTGAATAAGGGTCCCGTGAACAAAGTCGGATTGTTTGTAGATCCAACAAGAATGTAGGAACTCATACGAACTCGCGGTTTTACTGAATGTTCTCTAAAGGACGGTGGAATTTTCCCTAAAAGACGAAATTTCCCTTAACTCAGCTCTTCCGTTTTCTCGGAATCGGGCCGTTTTGACATTCCCTTAATCAGTTTCGTAATTTCTCTCGAAGCGTGGCGGGAAGAATTCTCGCTTCCCAAGGCTTCTTTGACCTTACGGATTTCATCGATCGTTTTCGATCGGTATTTTTTGTTTTCCAAAAGCGCGATCGATTCTTCCACGATGTGAGGAGGGGTGCATTCCGCTTGAACCAATTCTCTGCAAATTTCCTTTCCTGAAAGAATATTCACAAGTCCTATATGCGGAGTACGGATAAACAAAGAACCGATCACATACGTGAACATGCTGACTTTGTAAAGTATGATCATCGGTTTTTCAAAGTAGGCGACTTCCAAAGTGGCCGTGCCGGAGGTTACGAGAACCAAATCCGAAGCTTCGATGGCGCGCAGAGAACGATCGAAAAGATATTCGATTTTTAGATTCGGGTATTTCGTTTTAGCAAGTTCGATCTGTTCGAGGATAAAGACCTCTTCCTTCTGGTTGATGTTCGGTAAAAGAAAACGGATCTTCTTTTTTTCGTTTTCATAATGATCCGAAAGTCGTCCTGCGGTTTCCAAAAGATCGTTTAAGATTCTTCGAATCTCGCCGCTGCGCGAGCCCGGCATCAACGTAATCGTGGAATGAAAATGCGTTTTATCTTCCGGCTCGGGAATAGCGGCTTCCTTGCGGATTTTTTCGCGCAAACGAACGGCGAGGGGATGTCCCACGAATTCGCAAGGCACTCCGTATTTGTCATAAATTTCTTTCTCGAAGGGAAATAAAACGAGCATCAAGTCGATATTGTCCCGGATCGTATAAATCCGATTGAACTTCCAAGCCCAGAGCTGCGGAGAAACGTAGAAGATGACGGTGATTCCGAGCTTTTTTAATTCTTTTGCGAGACGAAGATTGAATCCCGGATAATCGATCAGAATGGCGTGCGTGCAATTTCTTTCTACGGCTACGTTGAGAAGTCTTCCGATGAGCGCCTTTAAAAATCTGTATTTGAAAAGAATCGCGGAAAATCCGATGATCGACAGTTCTTCCATGGATTCGATCGATGTGAATCCTTCTTCGATCATTCTTTCTCCGCCGACTCCGAACGTTTCGAGATCGGGAAAGTTTTTCTTGAGTTCGCGGATCAATTCTCCGCCGAGAAGATCTCCCGAATGTTCTCCGGCCAACATGAGAATTTTCGGATCTTCTTTCTTGCTCGGCGCAGTCGGGCGTCTGGACGCGGAGGGGCTACTTGATTTTTTGGGTTGTAGAGTTGATTTTCGTAAGGTTGCCACTGCCGATACTCAAGATGTGGATTTTTAATTTTTCTGCAAGGTTAATAAATTCTTTGGGATGAACGATGATCGTCTCTCCGGTTCGGAGCGCGAGTGTGCCGCAGTTGTTTTCATACATTCTGCGGAGAGTTTCCTCGCCGACCGTGGGAAGATCGAAACGGTGATCCTGGTTCGGTTTGGAACTTTTACAGACGATCGCCTTTCCTTTTTTAGCGTATGAACCGCCGCGTTGGATCGCGAGGTCCGTTCCTTCGACGGCTTCGACCGCGAGAATGGATTTGTCGAGAACGACAACGGTTTGACCGATGTCGAGACCCGCCATCTTCTCCGCGTATTCCATTCCGAAAGCGACGTCTTCGAGTTCCTTTTTGCTGAGGGACTTTTTCGTGTATCTTCCTTCGGGAAGAAAGAGGGATTTTAAATAGGTCTTTTGGGAAATGATCGTGATCTTTTCCTTCGCGAACTCGTCCGAAACCGTCTTGAAGATCGAGTAGTCGTGTTTGTTGATCATTCTCGCGAGAAGGCTGATCGCTTTCAGATCGAATTTAAGGTTTTTGAATATGATTTCTTTTTTAACTTTTCCGAGAAGAAGAAGCCGGTCGATGTTATGTTGTTTGCATAACTTCATCAGCGTCCCGATCTTTACGATATGAATCGGAAGATTGCGATCCGCGTATTCTCCCACTTGAAAGTCGGATTCGATGATCGAGAGAAAGAGGGGATTCTCTCCCGCCGCGAGAGCCTCTTTCATACCGATATGAGGGAGTTCTCCCGCTCCGGCGAGAATTCCTAATCTTCCCAACGCAAGCGACCTTATTAATCCGAAGAGGAAGAAGCGGACTTTGTGGATTCTCCCGAACCGCTTTTTTTGTAGTCGGTCACGTAAAAGCCGGTTCCTTTGAAGATGATCCCGGAACCGTTGGAAATCATCCTTTCCACTTCCCCTTTTTTTCCGCAGAGGTGACAATCCTGAATCGGATCGTCCTTCATGGAATGGAATTGTTCGAACGTTTGTCCGCAGGCTTTACATTTGTAGTCGTATGTCGGCATGGATTTCTCTCTATTAGAATCTTCTAATTTAATATTGCTACGGCACGAATTTGAACTGGAATACGCTCAGGCTCGAATCGCCGTTCTCCCTCGCCATCGGAAGACAAAGTCTCCAGCGAATTCCAGAACCCGCGTCGATCGTTTCGAGGGAATCGATTCCCGAAAGAACCTTCTTTTCCGCAACGATCAAACCGCCTTGAAAACCCGCACCGCCGCTTTGTATGTTTAGACGGAATCTCTTCTTGGAAAAATTATCTCCGGTGATGTAACGGTTTCGATTGATGGAAATACTTTCCTTATCCATCTCGATCTCGAACGCTTTTTGCAGCTCTCCCGGCGAGCCCGCATACAACGTGAAAACGGGGAGTGGCTCGTCTCCGCCTAAAAAGGAAACGTAAAATTCCAGATCACGGAAGGGTTCTTCCACCGTGCGGCAAATCGAGTCGTATTTATTTTGCGAAGAATGAAGAACGATTCCCGTGTCTCCGTCGAGTGCGATCTTTTCGGTGGGATGATATTCTCCTTGAAATCCGATCGGAGCCGCAGTTTCTTTCCAAGCTTCAAAGTCCCAAACGGGGGCTCTGTCCAAGGCGCGGAAGGATTCTTCCATGGATTGAGAGATCGTAAGATCGGACGCGACGTTTTTTAAGAAGCCGGAAAAGATCCATCCGACGCTTCCGTTTCGCAGATCCAGGACCTGATTCCAACTTCCGCGTTTGCCCGCGATCGTTTCGGTGCGCGAATCCCGGTCGAGTATGAATACGGTTTCTCCGCCTTTGAATTGAAACGCGATCGGGTTTTCGGTGCCTGGTCCCGTTCTTACGTTCAGATTCTTTCCTTCGATTTCCGCCTTACCGCCGCTAAACGGAGAATCCTCTCTTCCCGAAAAGTATTCGAGCAAACGAGCCAGCTTGGATCTTCCGTTCTCGTCGAGTTCTTTCGCGGAACCGGCGGACAAGGACTTCAACAACGCAAGGTTGTATTCGTTGTAGAGCGGAAGAGGGTTGGACGAAATGAGTTTTGTGAGATAACGGGAAAGAACTTCTCCCGTTTCGTATTCGGCGCCGAGAGTGAGTTTTTTACAAAGCGCTCTGGTTTTGAGAAAGGAACCGTCCGGTAAAA
This genomic window contains:
- a CDS encoding LpxI family protein, with protein sequence MGRLGILAGAGELPHIGMKEALAAGENPLFLSIIESDFQVGEYADRNLPIHIVKIGTLMKLCKQHNIDRLLLLGKVKKEIIFKNLKFDLKAISLLARMINKHDYSIFKTVSDEFAKEKITIISQKTYLKSLFLPEGRYTKKSLSKKELEDVAFGMEYAEKMAGLDIGQTVVVLDKSILAVEAVEGTDLAIQRGGSYAKKGKAIVCKSSKPNQDHRFDLPTVGEETLRRMYENNCGTLALRTGETIIVHPKEFINLAEKLKIHILSIGSGNLTKINSTTQKIK
- a CDS encoding FmdB family zinc ribbon protein, whose product is MPTYDYKCKACGQTFEQFHSMKDDPIQDCHLCGKKGEVERMISNGSGIIFKGTGFYVTDYKKSGSGESTKSASSSSD
- the lpxB gene encoding lipid-A-disaccharide synthase; translated protein: MATLRKSTLQPKKSSSPSASRRPTAPSKKEDPKILMLAGEHSGDLLGGELIRELKKNFPDLETFGVGGERMIEEGFTSIESMEELSIIGFSAILFKYRFLKALIGRLLNVAVERNCTHAILIDYPGFNLRLAKELKKLGITVIFYVSPQLWAWKFNRIYTIRDNIDLMLVLFPFEKEIYDKYGVPCEFVGHPLAVRLREKIRKEAAIPEPEDKTHFHSTITLMPGSRSGEIRRILNDLLETAGRLSDHYENEKKKIRFLLPNINQKEEVFILEQIELAKTKYPNLKIEYLFDRSLRAIEASDLVLVTSGTATLEVAYFEKPMIILYKVSMFTYVIGSLFIRTPHIGLVNILSGKEICRELVQAECTPPHIVEESIALLENKKYRSKTIDEIRKVKEALGSENSSRHASREITKLIKGMSKRPDSEKTEELS
- a CDS encoding SH3 domain-containing protein, producing MRKSFFVALGLIFASILLGFLVWKLLTRKTDSVYRNYSKGNWEDVVLEVLRKKDPDLEDYSYASLSLAEFNSQLLTVPSEKKEKTAQKFAEKSGLKFSKREVSGRTIYTFEDRFFSFLPDGSFLKTRALCKKLTLGAEYETGEVLSRYLTKLISSNPLPLYNEYNLALLKSLSAGSAKELDENGRSKLARLLEYFSGREDSPFSGGKAEIEGKNLNVRTGPGTENPIAFQFKGGETVFILDRDSRTETIAGKRGSWNQVLDLRNGSVGWIFSGFLKNVASDLTISQSMEESFRALDRAPVWDFEAWKETAAPIGFQGEYHPTEKIALDGDTGIVLHSSQNKYDSICRTVEEPFRDLEFYVSFLGGDEPLPVFTLYAGSPGELQKAFEIEMDKESISINRNRYITGDNFSKKRFRLNIQSGGAGFQGGLIVAEKKVLSGIDSLETIDAGSGIRWRLCLPMARENGDSSLSVFQFKFVP